A single region of the Palaemon carinicauda isolate YSFRI2023 chromosome 17, ASM3689809v2, whole genome shotgun sequence genome encodes:
- the LOC137656125 gene encoding pre-mRNA-splicing factor 18-like yields the protein MLSLLKKEIADKKRNLEESNVLTSGKKYFKRGDLSAKQSEEYWQRHGYRSQDGSDGRGESSNKDGNSSSSQDNVNKNLGDAPELPRIEVIRRLREREEPILLFGESDHDAFRRLRRLEILEPEVNRGLRNDFQEALERVDQAYLNEILKTEDGDGARNVALSGENITMESVIEMAKDLNSGNATNELRCKVVLKFVQLILQLWGSKHNARPEGEKMSVRGKIDSATYTQTQAYLKPLVKYLKKRSLPDDIMECLIEIVQHCLDRDYVKANDAYLQMAIGNAPWPIGVTMVGIHARTGREKIFSKHVAHVLNDETQRKYIQGLKRLMTKCQQYFSAAPSKCVEYQAVSQ from the coding sequence ATGTTAAGCCTTCTGAAAAAGGAGATTGCAGACAAGAAACGTAACTTAGAAGAAAGCAATGTCCTGACTAGTGGAAAGAAATACTTCAAACGTGGAGATCTGAGTGCAAAGCAATCTGAAGAGTACTGGCAACGACATGGCTACAGGTCACAGGATGGAAGTGATGGAAGGGGGGAGTCCTCTAATAAAGATGGAAACTCCTCATCATCACaggataatgtaaataaaaatcttgGTGATGCTCCAGAACTACCACGTATTGAAGTCATCCGCCGGTTACGTGAACGTGAAGAACCAATTTTATTATTTGGGGAAAGCGACCACGATGCTTTTCGAAGATTGAGGAGACTCGAAATCTTAGAACCAGAAGTAAACAGAGGTTTGCGTAATGATTTCCAGGAAGCTTTAGAGCGTGTGGATCAGGCTTATTTGAATGAAATTTTGAAAACCGAAGATGGAGATGGAGCACGTAATGTGGCGCTCTCTGGAGAAAACATTACAATGGAAAGTGTTATTGAGATGGCCAAGGATCTCAATAGTGGTAATGCCACTAATGAATTGAGATGTAAAGTTGTTCTCAAGTTTGTCCAACTTATTTTACAGTTATGGGGTAGTAAACACAACGCTAGACCTGAAGGAGAGAAAATGAGTGTGCGAGGAAAAATTGATTCTGCAACTTACACTCAGACCCAGGCCTACCTGAAGCCACTTGTTAAATATCTAAAGAAACGATCATTACCCGATGACATCATGGAGTGTCTTATTGAAATTGTTCAGCATTGTCTCGATCGAGATTATGTGAAGGCAAACGATGCTTACCTTCAAATGGCAATCGGCAATGCACCATGGCCAATTGGTGTAACTATGGTGGGTATTCATGCTCGTACTGGACGAGAAAAAATTTTCAGCAAACATGTTGCTCACGTATTAAATGATGAAACCCAGAGAAAATACATTCAGGGACTCAAGCGTCTTATGACAAAATGCCAGCAATATTTTTCTGCAGCCCCATCCAAGTGTGTAGAGTATCAAGCGGTGTCTCAGTAA